The Primulina huaijiensis isolate GDHJ02 chromosome 6, ASM1229523v2, whole genome shotgun sequence genomic sequence AATGACACACTTATAGGTGAAATCAGCCTGTAATGGCGGACGAAAAGCTACAAAAACAATGAAGATAACCTTAGAAAGAGCCAAAGTCCAAGTAGAACACTTTCCTAGAGTTTCTCTGGACTCCCCACATCCATCAGATCTCTCGCACAAGTCCACTTCCACTCGCAAGTGGCCTAGCCGGAGAATCAAGAACTCCAGCGTCGGTGTGTTGTTGAAAAGGGGAGTTGGGACCCAGTCTGCTAAACGGGGCAGCCACCCAGAAACCCCTATGCAAAGATGGAAGCTTGATGCAATTAATGACGAGAATGATTCGGTGGTGGAGGAGAAATCGTCTCTAGATGCTGGCTTGAGAGGTTTCCGGAAAGGTAAGACCGCCGTGTCGGCGAGGAAGCTGGCCGCCGGACTTTGGAGGCTGCGTTTGCCGGAGTATCCGAGTCATGGTGGCCACAGTTTAGGAGTTCAGGTATTCGGTTTTAGGAGTCTCTTCACTCAAATTCATTCATCATTCTTGATTTAAACGTCTCAAATTCGACTTTTTCACTTGTTATTTTCGCATTGGAGTTTGGTTTGAAGTTGATTTTCTTGAACTGTCCTGTAATTACGCTGTACATGTTAAAAGAACTATTTTCATGAGTTTGTATGATGAAAATTGTTGATTTTTAATAGCCTCGATTCTTACCTGCAGCCAAGAGATGGCCGTGTTCATCGTGTGGACGCCGTGCATCGTCCTCACGACAAGGATTTGGTACACAGTCAGCATTCTTGTTCTGCTCTTAGAAAGGTCCTTCCTCATCCCATCTTATCAGATACTTGCTTTCGTTTATTCTAATTGACTAATTTGTCTTTTCATAGTCTTGTTTTTTCAATTATAGCTTCAATAAAGATAGCTATGGAAATGTTTTTAGGACGATAGAATCCATTAAACAAGTTTGATTCGTATCTACATAAGTTGCAATGAAAGATTCATTGTCTCTGCTTTAATGCTTCGTGAGAACTTGTCTTCGATTTGACATCTATAGTGTTTTATGCAATTTAGAAACTATGGTTCTTGCAGTTTGGCATGTCTTCTCAATTTCCCGACTCTCTGACCGAGGGAGTAACAAAGTGGGATCCTGTTGGTTCGAAAAGGTCTACTGAGTTGAGGGGGGGATCTGGCCAACCAAAGCGCATTGACCAACGGGAAACTTCTGGTTTGGTGATATCTGCCCTTGAGAGAGAACTTGAGCATGCTAGAGCCAGAATCAGTGAGCTCGAAACTGAGCGTCGATCTTCTAAAAAGAAACTTGAGCAGTTCTTGCTGAAACTCAGTGAGGAAAGGGCTTCTTGGCGGAGTAGAGAACATGAAAAAATCAGTGCAATTTTACACAATATGAAGGCTGAATtaatcaaagaaaagaaaaccagGCAGCGACTTGAGACGGTCAATTCCAAGTTGGTAAATCAGTTATCTGAAGCTAAGTTATATGCGAAGCGCTATATGCAACAAAGTGAAAAGGAGAGGAAGGCCAGGGAACTGATAGAGGAGGTCTGTGATGAGCTTGCTAAAGAAATCGGAGACGACAGGGGTGAAGTTGAAGCAGCAAAGAGAGAATCGATGAAAGTTCAAGAGGATGTGGAAGAAGAGAGAAAGATGTTGCAGATGGCTGAGGTTTGGCGTGAGGAACGAGTGCAAATGAAGCTGGTCGATGCAAAGGTTATGCTTGAAGAGAAGTATGTGCAGATGAACAATCTAGTAGCCGATCTTCAGACCCTTTTGAATTTGAGAAGTACAATTTCCGATATAGGTGAAATAAAAAAAGCAGAATTGCTCTGTGAGGCTGCTGGCTCTGTCAACATACAAGATGTCAGGGAATTAAGATACGAGCCCCCAAGTTCTGATGAAATCTTCTGTCTCTTTGAAGATAATTTTGGAGAATCCAACAAGATGGAGGCTGAGCGATGTCTTGGATATGGTCCTTGCCATGACTCCCAGATTCACACAGTGAGTCCTGGGGTGGGAATTCTTGTTGAAGATGGTGCTCTTGCACTTTCCAACGTGTTTAAGAGTCAAAGTGGTGAACTAGAAGAAGATACTAGTGAGTGGGAAACAGCGAGCCATGTTGAGGATCAGGGCTCAAGTTATTCCCCCGATGGAAGCGATCATTCAGTCAGCACGCATTTTCAAGCCAGAAATATTTCAAGAAGCAGAGAGGAGACACCTTTTAAGGACGACGGAGAAGTTCTGGTGCCAAGAAATTCGAAAAAGGCCTTGTCTATTTCTAGGCTTTGGAGATCACAACCGAGTAACAACAGTGATAGTTATAAACTCTTGTCAGCTGATAGAATAAAGGGGAGACTTTCGAATGGAGCTACTACATCCCCAGATCATGTTAGTCCACCGGATTTGGCTGAACAATTGAGCTCGCCTGTCGCAGGAAATCCACAGGTGACTCGAGGGAGGAAAGGATGCATTGAATGGCCACTTGGTGTGCAGAAGAGTAGTTTAAAGGCCAGACTTTTGGAAGCAAGGATGGATAATCAAAATACCCAATTGCGCCAGGTTTTAAAGCAGAAAATCTAGAAGCAACTATAGGATTGGTTTCTTCTCAAACCCCATTGAAACTGCCCCGAGTGAGTTGTGTGCACATGCGATATGAACCAGTCTTGGCATGTGCAATTTCCCCACCCCGTAATCTAAGAAATGGTGAAGACTGAAGATCTGTTCACCATTGGGGCAGCCAAGAAAAGTATACTCAATATCGGTGAATGATGATGTATGATTGTTGAACGCCTTGACTATTGAAGGTGGATGTATTTACCATTTGTTTATCATGGAGCACGGATTCTTGGAGTGATTGTGAAAATTGAAAACTGGTGGACAATTTTAAGACCTTTAAGTTAAGATTCTgctgtttgttttttttttacaataggAACATTGAAGTTCGAAATAGATCATAACATCGTATCACATCTTTTGCATCGTCGagaattccaaaaaaaaaaaaaaaaaaaaaccccccAAAACAAAACCCCCAACTGCAAATTTTTCCCCTCCCCTTTTTATAACTATtaaggataaaaaaaaaaaaaaaaaaaaaaaaaaaaaaaaaaaccccccAAAGCCGAACCGCTTACTTGCATTTTTTGCCAGAAAATTTGTAAACATCGTCCGGGCTTCAAAAAACTCCAGAGGTGATCCCCTCGCGCCTCCCCTTGTTAGATGtatgtacaataatttaaaatatcagaaagaaaatattctatttttagattattgttgaagattaattatttttattattggaTTATGACTCTAATTGCCAGATTAATGTCCTATGATTATGGTTTATTTCGATAATCGTTATttcatcacatacattcttctgtaatattttcaaataaagagCTCTTTCAAAGACTGGTCAACCATAGAAGTAAATGAATACATTGACCTATAACAATATCCATTGAGAATCATTGAGATATAAATAGAGTTCATTTTTTGATCAAATGAATttgaaaagtaaataaaaataggCATACCCAGCTTTTTGACTTCAGAGTAAAGAAATCTCTACCTTAAGAAGTCGAAAGTCAAAATCACAAGAATTTTTCTTTCGGCAGGAAATTATTCAATTTATCATACCCTATCAGACATCTTTTCTGCATATCGGACAACTCCCTTGCCGAGTAAGCCATTCATCTAAGCAGCTTGGCGGAACTCTTGCATATTCTCCACCCTTCAGATCCTATAATGAGatgcaagaaatgaaattcTCCAACACTAAATAACACAATGTATTGACTAAGTTGGACTTCATAACTCCAGCTGTTAATTTTGAAGGACTTGAGACCACTTAATTTGCTGGCataaacttgtgtgaaacggtctcacaagtcgtattttgtgagacggatctcttatttgggtcattcatgaaaaaatattactttttatgctaagaatattactttttattgtgaatatcgatagagttgacacgtctcatagataaagattcgtgtgacggtctcacaagagacctactctaatttTTTCTATCTCGTTTCGTCCAAATCTAAACTCATATTCAACCCAATCCTCCCACAAGCTGAAATTTTTCAGTTTGTGGGAGGATCTCTTCTCTTTTGGCAACGGACCCGCTCTTCTCTTTTGGCGGAGAGTCCGTTAACACCATTGTATTTTTGCAAAACTctatcatatatattaattttgattttttttaaaaaaataatttataaaaaaacccAATATGaattgaatatataaaattggGGTGATGGTGTAATTGACTGATAATATGAGGGTCAAACTGACAACTGTAATTTCACTCGTTTCGTTCATTCATCATCATAAATAAATACCCGAATTCAGGGCAAAGAACCTATCCCTAATTTTGCTTCCTTCTCTCTCTTCGATTCGCAGTCGGCCGATTTGCCACTTCCACTGGACGCCATGGCTAAAAGCTCCTTCAAATTGGAACACCCTCTCGGTGATATTGATACTATTTCTGTTCCGATCTTTGGAAACTTCTATTTTTGTAGCGTTGTGTTGTGTTTTTTCGTATTCATATAGCTAGGTTTTACTGCTTATGGTATTCGATTTCGACCAAGATGGTCTTTGTCGTTGACTTAGCGCTTGTTGTGATATTGATTACGGTTTTTACGTGTAATATGTTGCAGAGAGGCGACAGGCTGAGGCTTCTCGTATCAGGGAGAAGTACCCCGACAGAATTCCGGTATGAATTTGTCGATTTTCGGTGGAATTTGGGGTTTCCCTGATTAGGCCACCGTAGGAAATATAAATTCGAGATTAATATATTGTTTGTCACATGATTTAGTTTTCGCATAATAATTCATGAACTCCCTGTTATTTAAACTTTTGGGTCCAGCCCTTGATGTCTGCTTGtcattatattatttatgttgGTATTTGGTGTAGGTTATTGTGGAAAAGGCTGAAAGAAGTGATATTCCGGACATTGACAAGAAAAAGTCAGTTTCTTTCATCTGTTTTCAACTCTTGGTTCTTTTGGTGTCTAGTTTGGCTTATATCACTATTAGAAATTTGATCTACTTTAGGAGATTTTTCTTTGCGTTTTTTTGGCTACAGATGCTTGGCATGCATTGAGTCATGTTTTGAATACCTTGTGAATGTTTATTTAATAATGATGAACATGCCATAATCCTTTTATATCTTCATGTCTTGTTGGAGGAAGAAGGAAAACAATGTGTTACCAGTCTCTCTCTTTATCTGGAGATGGATACGGTGGATTGTTTTGATTACGAATTGTGTATAACTTTTAACGATTTTTTATTGCAAAAAACACAGATATCTAGTTCCTGGTGATCTGACAGTGGGGCAGTTTGTCTATGTTATTCGTAAAAGAATTAAGCTCGGTGCTGAGAAAGCCATATTTGTGTTTGTCAAGAACATTCTTCCTCCCACTGGTAAGGAGAAACTGTTACGAACttcaattataaataattgtttgccttttcttgttttaaatatgtattttttgttaCGGGATGTTGCAGCTTCCATGATGTCTGCAATTTATGAGGAAAACAAAGATGAGGATGGTTTCTTGTACATGACTTACAGTGGCGAGAATACCTTCGGATCGAGCTGAAATTTGGAAATCCACCCGAGTTATATGTATAGTCTAAAAGATTAACTTGTAAATTCTCTTTCATTATCTATCTGGTGCCATTTGTCTCGTCCGACTTCTAGTTATTATGATTTCTGCCTCGCCGAATTTGAACTTGAATATCAGTTTCTTATTGTGGTGACTTTTTAAATAAACCTATTCAGTGCAAATCATGTTCTCTTATTGAAGTAAATGGTAAGTGTAAGGTCATCGTGTTTGTGAACACTTCAGGTCGTGTATGTCTGATGGTGTGCAAGGGTATGAGCTGAACTGAATCTTATTATGCCTTTTgtgttcgattttttttaaagataattatatttttgaggaacattttttttattttgagaattCAATTGGTATGTAACTATATTTGGTTATCTAACACGtatgtgtttaaaaaaaataggtaaagatttaaaattatataatagcTGTATTTCGAGCAACTTGTAGAGCCCAAGATAATGAATCATTTAACATTTATTGAAAGACAAGAATTTCAAGTGAAGTTTAAAGATcttgaattaattgaattgtAGTCGAGGAATCTGAATGTCAAATTCAGGGCTGCAGATTATACGAGGTCAAGTGCTATCCTACTCTTGTTCAAATGCTTGAATTCGCTTAAACATCTTACATTCCTACTTGAGTTCAACTGAAAAAAATGCTTGAATTCGAGCCCGAGCTCAGTCGGGTGGCTTATTTTGAGCTCGACTTTTGGAGGTACCAAGTAACCTTAAAATCATTTCGAGCTAGTTAATTTTTTGCTCAAAAAACCAATTTGTGAAAATGTGTATGCAAGAGAAATGtgcaaaatatatattatatggcACTCAAAATCAGTGCAAGAATGTTTCGAATGAGAACCAATTTTCTCAGCACTGGCACCTCTTTCAATTCCATTTTCAGAGCTTCTGCTTAGTGTATGGACATCTGAAGCAACAGCAACACatatatacaaaaattaaagGTGGAAGAACAAGTATCTTTTCATAGTATTCAGTGTTTGATTAAtacaaattttcgaaaaaaaaaaaagaggaagaagaaaaacCTAAATATTAAAGTTCAAGGAAAAAGTTTTGGGTTCAGTTGGGTTGAATGGAGAATGTGCGCAAAGCGGTGAGGCAAATAGCTTATTCGCACACACTCTCTTCCCTTCCTCTCCTGCACCTCTCTCTCCTTCCGCTCCTCTCCTTTGCTTCTTCCCTATACAGCATCGCTCTATCCCTCCGCCACCACCTTTATAATCTAAAGATCCTCACCAAACACAGGTAATTTCTCCAGctccatttttaattttttttttgtgaaggaTTGTTGACTACGGTTGCGAGGAGGAAAAATTTGTTTAAGGGTTTATGGAACTAACCATCTTCGAGAGTTGGGGCCCTTTGCTGTTGTAAAACCGCGGAGCTTTTTGACGGCATTTGAgtttctgtatttttttttaaaaaaaaattgtttggtcatttttttgtttggttTGTGGATGATTCTATATATTTTTGGTTGATTAAGGTTACCGGTGCCTGTGATTAGTGTTGGGAATTTGACATGGGGTGGCAACGGGAAGACGCCAATGGTGGAGTTTCTTGCGCGCTTATTGATTGATTCTGGGGTTTCTCCTCTCATTCTTACAAGGGTATTTTTTTCCCTACCCATTATTTTCTGCATAGGAAGTGTGATTTCCGTTGAGACCCAgctttgtaaattatttttactcAGCACTCTTAATTGCTCAGATATTGGATACATGTAAATGTGGGTAAATAGCATATTAGTTTTTCTCCTAGTTTATGGTTTCATACAATAGTGAGTTGATAGTAAATTATGCAGACTTTCATCACAACCGCATAGTTGTTGGTACGAGTGACTACATCTGTACTGTGTTTCTTGATAGAGGAGATTTAAAACAAAGCTGTTTTTACAGGGTTATGGCGGTGCTGATGAAGCTAAAATGCTTCGGAGGCATCTGCAAGGGACATGTGCAAAGATTGGCATTGGTGTGAACCGAGCTGCCACAGCGTCGAGTTTTCTTGAAAAGTATGGCTACGTGAATGTCCATGACATTCGTTGTTCGAAACGAATATTTTCTGAGGAGAAAGAGAAAAACCTTTCCAACTCAGACCAAATTGGTGCAGCTATACTTGATGATGGAATGCAGGTAGTCTTGATTCTTCTTGGTGTCTCTAAACCCAGATTTGATACCCCTGTTTAGAAGAATTCGATTAGCAGTGAAAGAAAATGTTACCAATTCTAGTtgtttttttttcgatttgtAATAATCGGATAAGGTTCGATCGATCTCTTCTCCTGCCATTTTGAATCTAGCATTTGTAAAACTCAGAAGATTAAAATAATGTGGGATTCACACTTATGCCTGTAAACCTGTAAATATTTGGAAGGCAGCATCTGAGCTTATGGCGTGACCTGGAAATTGTGATGATCAATGCGATGATGCCATGGGGAAATCATCGGTTGGTTCCACTTGGACCATTAAGGGAACCTCTGACAGCATTGGGCCGAGCAGATATTGTCATCATTCATCATGCAGATTTGGTATTAAAGAATTTTCGTATATGTTTTGCCTATTTATTCTTCTGTTTTCTTGATTTATGTACATCTCACAATTTTCTTGGTACGAAGCCTGTTGAATTGGCTAATACACCAGCACCAAGTATTCTAACGCGATGATCATACATACAGGTGCAGGAAAAAGACATTAAAGCCCTGGAATCATCAGTTCAGAAGGTCAAAGAATCTGTTCCTATATTCTTAACTGAAATGGCTCCATTACACTTCTTCAAACCTGGAGACGTGTCTTTTAAAATTCCACTGGAGGCTGTAAAAAACAAGATTCTGTTGTGCATATCTGGGATTGGTTTTGCCGACTCCTTCATTCAAAGGATTGATAAGGTGTGGTTCTATACTTTTTCATTAGCAAAATGTGCCAGATCTTTTGATTCTTGATCCCACATTGTTCTCCGTTGAAGGGGTATTAGCGTATTAACTATTTGCAGATGGGACCAAGATATTTGGATCGGTTAGACTTCAGTGATCACCATTTGTTTCGAATGAAGGTATATTTGATCTTCTCtggctttattttttatttaccgATATCCACGTTGCTCTGAAATTTTATGGGCCATTCTTGCGTTTTAACTGTAACATCTGATGTAGGTGGTTAAAATCTCATACCTCTAATCTAGCCGATGCCTGTTACTTTTGCACCCTTTTTCCATTTAATTTTCTGGGTGTTTTGTTGCAAGTAAGTAGGATATACTGACTTCTTTGTGTACCTCAAACTAGGATATTAACATAGTAAGAACTAGGATTCAAACACTTGAGTCCAAGTTTGCTGCTAAGCCAATTGTTGTTGCGACTGAAAAGGTAAATCCAACACTTTAtttcaagtaattttttttaactctgATACAATAACTGAATGCGTTGTGGTTATATCTGATTAGGATTATGACAGATCTCCACGGATTCTTCAACTCCTTGAACCATACGAAGTATTGGTTGTTTGTTGTCGCTTGCAAATATTGCCGCACGACGAGAGAACAGAAAATAGCTTTGAGAAGATCATGATGGAGCTTTTCAAATAGCTTTGAGAAGATCTTGATGGAGCTTTTCAGGCGAGATGAACGTGGCGATTGCTGATCGTTTATTCAAACCCATGATAATTTTTTTCGCTAGTGTGTTTTTGTTGTGATATACAACTAACGTTTATTCTGATTTGGGAAAGACCTCGacgaaattttaagaaaaagggtggtgaaaaggaaaaaaagtaTTTCCATTTGTAGATTCAAGTTGACGGTGAACTTATTGAAGACGCCACGGAAAATAGAGTTGTGAACCTGGGGTTAAGCTAGACGCTAGTTGTGGTGATTTTTTATGTTTGAATCTTGTTTTGTCATATTTtagttttgaataaaaattattatattatagaaACTGGGAACTTTGGAAAACAAAAAATGGGTATGTTTTGGGAGACGAAAAGTGGTTAAAAAATTAGTAACGGGATAACTtgcagtttttaaaaaaattaaaaattaagttatggttaaatttttatttttatttaaataagatGTGGTTGAAATGATAGGTATTGTACAAAGGAGGAGAAAACAAAGTCGTTTAGATTAGTGCCAATTTGATTCCTAGCACTAGGTTCAAGCAACAACAGTGTTGTGCTGGCAGTAAGCCAAATAATAATGGGGTGAATAtagaaattcaaatattaaatacCATAATGTTTGAGGCCCAATTCCACttcaaaaatgatataattGCGGCACGAACTGTGAAAACTTGTACAAGGAAGTAAGTCCTTAGGGGGCCATTGCTTAAATAAGAAAATGATTAGAAGATTATAACTCTTCGAAGCCCATACGTGAAAATTGTAGAAGCCCGTTAAGAAAAATATGTAGGCCCAAATTTTAGTAAATAAAATCAGCGAAGAAAAATCTGTAGCCCAAATTggaatataaataaaatcagaTAAATTGCGGTGAACGTGTATCGAACATGTGACTTCAGAACGAAGCACTCCCAACTGAGCTATCCCgctaatttatattatttgttcgtacttttttttaacaaaaaattatttctattttttttcgcACTATGAATTTTAAAGACTTGGCGATGATAGGATTTATGGACTAAAATTTCTGAAAACTTCAGCCATTATCAAATTATTTCTCAGCTAATGATCTTCCGAAAACTTTTGCTCATTTACTTCATAACATTTTACTACACAGCTGATAAAATTAATCCAAACGCATAGTCTCATGTTACATAGCATAAAGCAAAATACTTGTGACAAACCAAATTAAAATGATACAAATTCATTAAAAGTCAAGGTTTTAGTGGTGACAAGGAAatatttcttcaaagaaaagACGCAAATCCCCATTTGAAGTATCAAAAGCTAGTAGCTTCTTCACAGCCTCCTGTAAAACAATGTGTAGGTAAAAATACTGACCCCCAAGTACTGTAAAAATGAAAAGACATAGTGCACCTTGTATTGCTGATCTTGAGCAGAAATATTGTCATGACAAAGCCTTTCCACATTCTTGTTATTTCCATTGGAATCAAGTAGACATGTTGCTCTCTTAATAATTTCCTCAGGGACTCCTACGAAAATTGAAGGCCATAAGGGAACTCAAAGTAATTGAAGGAGCCCCGAGATAGTACGGAATACAGATGTCTCCCACCAATCGGAAAACGACCCCAAAAACTTCCTAATACTTCGGGTCATAATCTTATTCCGAATGTAACATATGCTTGCAAATATCTCAACATCGTAGTCAAAACGTACCAGCTAGTATTGCACAGTGTAGTCCTGCAAGACAAAACATTGCAAGTGATTTTGAAGAAGCAAACATAAGCCTCTCTCGATGAAAAAATGGAAGGTTCTTACTCACCGTAACTAAGAAGTGCACGCCCGGGAACCAACCTATCGATTTAAAAGCAGTATGTCAGATTAAAATACAATCACCGCAGTCACACATACAATGACATAAACAATTAGTAAAATCATCAAACCCAGATTGTCTATTGTGTTTTCATCTACTTAAAAATGAGAGAGTCAACGACAGAGAAAGGGTTGTGGCATCAATGGTTAAAGCTAAAAGTAGGATCAGATGTTTAAAATGCTTCGGAAATGTTAAATACTGACATATGTGAAGCATGTACTAATGATCAAGGTTCCATTACATAAAAAAGCAATGATGAAACAAGTGATCCATATTTTATGGGTAGTCCACACCTCCTAAATTGAGATCTGACACTTGTGGTAGTTAATATAACAATGAAAAATGCAATACATACCTATATAAAAATACAATGTTGTCAACATCTGTACATCTCTCATGTGGGCTAAGGACACTCATGGTGTAATACTTGATCCTGTCCGTCTGCAGATATGAAATGGTGATGATTTAACAATAGGGCTATACACAGAAGCAGAGGTCAAAATAACTGCCTATGTAATCCAAGGGCCCCAATAAATGCTACCTCCATTAAATAACCATCATCAAATATCTCACTTAGGTGAGTGGAGAGCAAGACCTGCAGAAAAGCGAAGATTTGCATATAGGATAGTTGTTAGCAGACAAATACGTTGGCTTCCAAGGAAAAAGAGGCCATCATGAAATTGGATGGGAATCTGATGTGAATTCATGCACAAACTTGGTC encodes the following:
- the LOC140978057 gene encoding uncharacterized protein, translating into MKITLERAKVQVEHFPRVSLDSPHPSDLSHKSTSTRKWPSRRIKNSSVGVLLKRGVGTQSAKRGSHPETPMQRWKLDAINDENDSVVEEKSSLDAGLRGFRKGKTAVSARKLAAGLWRLRLPEYPSHGGHSLGVQPRDGRVHRVDAVHRPHDKDLVHSQHSCSALRKFGMSSQFPDSLTEGVTKWDPVGSKRSTELRGGSGQPKRIDQRETSGLVISALERELEHARARISELETERRSSKKKLEQFLLKLSEERASWRSREHEKISAILHNMKAELIKEKKTRQRLETVNSKLVNQLSEAKLYAKRYMQQSEKERKARELIEEVCDELAKEIGDDRGEVEAAKRESMKVQEDVEEERKMLQMAEVWREERVQMKLVDAKVMLEEKYVQMNNLVADLQTLLNLRSTISDIGEIKKAELLCEAAGSVNIQDVRELRYEPPSSDEIFCLFEDNFGESNKMEAERCLGYGPCHDSQIHTVSPGVGILVEDGALALSNVFKSQSGELEEDTSEWETASHVEDQGSSYSPDGSDHSVSTHFQARNISRSREETPFKDDGEVLVPRNSKKALSISRLWRSQPSNNSDSYKLLSADRIKGRLSNGATTSPDHVSPPDLAEQLSSPVAGNPQVTRGRKGCIEWPLGVQKSSLKARLLEARMDNQNTQLRQVLKQKI
- the LOC140978060 gene encoding autophagy-related protein 8C-like, which codes for MAKSSFKLEHPLERRQAEASRIREKYPDRIPVIVEKAERSDIPDIDKKKYLVPGDLTVGQFVYVIRKRIKLGAEKAIFVFVKNILPPTASMMSAIYEENKDEDGFLYMTYSGENTFGSS
- the LOC140978059 gene encoding probable tetraacyldisaccharide 4'-kinase, mitochondrial isoform X2, with translation MENVRKAVRQIAYSHTLSSLPLLHLSLLPLLSFASSLYSIALSLRHHLYNLKILTKHSVGNLTWGGNGKTPMVEFLARLLIDSGVSPLILTRGYGGADEAKMLRRHLQGTCAKIGIGVNRAATASSFLEKYGYVNVHDIRCSKRIFSEEKEKNLSNSDQIGAAILDDGMQHLSLWRDLEIVMINAMMPWGNHRLVPLGPLREPLTALGRADIVIIHHADLVQEKDIKALESSVQKVKESVPIFLTEMAPLHFFKPGDVSFKIPLEAVKNKILLCISGIGFADSFIQRIDKMGPRYLDRLDFSDHHLFRMKDINIVRTRIQTLESKFAAKPIVVATEKDYDRSPRILQLLEPYEVLVVCCRLQILPHDERTENSFEKIMMELFRRDERGDC
- the LOC140978059 gene encoding probable tetraacyldisaccharide 4'-kinase, mitochondrial isoform X1, producing MENVRKAVRQIAYSHTLSSLPLLHLSLLPLLSFASSLYSIALSLRHHLYNLKILTKHRLPVPVISVGNLTWGGNGKTPMVEFLARLLIDSGVSPLILTRGYGGADEAKMLRRHLQGTCAKIGIGVNRAATASSFLEKYGYVNVHDIRCSKRIFSEEKEKNLSNSDQIGAAILDDGMQHLSLWRDLEIVMINAMMPWGNHRLVPLGPLREPLTALGRADIVIIHHADLVQEKDIKALESSVQKVKESVPIFLTEMAPLHFFKPGDVSFKIPLEAVKNKILLCISGIGFADSFIQRIDKMGPRYLDRLDFSDHHLFRMKDINIVRTRIQTLESKFAAKPIVVATEKDYDRSPRILQLLEPYEVLVVCCRLQILPHDERTENSFEKIMMELFRRDERGDC